The following proteins are encoded in a genomic region of candidate division WOR-3 bacterium:
- the pstA gene encoding phosphate ABC transporter permease PstA, which translates to MNYPVENQTIKKNSSKDRRRSIQNIGISVLFLSLIISAVFLFVIVVFISLQGARVLSLEFITSMPKKSMTAGGILPAILGTFYLALGSVLFALPLGVLSGIYLNEYAQDNVILRILKTGINNLAGVPSIVFGLFGLAVFVKFFGFGVSILSGSLTLGIMILPVIISTTVEALKTVPDSFREAAYGVGATKWQTIKGIVLPAALPGILTGVVLAIGRAAGETAPILFTAATFFSKKLPGSILSPVQALPYHIYALMTEGTYPDKQVPIAYGSALVLLILVLGMNLVAIIIRIRQRKKRLW; encoded by the coding sequence ATGAACTATCCTGTAGAAAATCAAACAATTAAGAAAAATTCATCAAAAGACAGGAGAAGAAGTATTCAAAACATTGGAATTTCAGTTTTGTTCCTCTCACTAATAATAAGTGCAGTGTTTTTGTTTGTTATTGTTGTTTTTATCAGCCTTCAGGGTGCCAGGGTCTTGAGTCTTGAATTTATAACCAGTATGCCCAAAAAATCAATGACTGCAGGTGGTATCCTGCCGGCAATCTTAGGAACATTCTACCTTGCCCTTGGTTCGGTGCTTTTTGCTTTACCATTAGGTGTTTTATCAGGGATATATTTAAATGAGTATGCTCAAGATAATGTAATTTTGAGAATTCTAAAAACAGGCATAAATAATCTTGCGGGAGTTCCTTCTATTGTCTTTGGCTTATTCGGACTTGCAGTCTTTGTAAAATTCTTTGGCTTTGGTGTTTCTATACTTTCTGGTTCATTAACATTGGGTATTATGATTTTGCCGGTGATAATAAGTACAACGGTTGAGGCACTGAAGACTGTTCCTGATTCATTCCGTGAGGCTGCATATGGTGTTGGTGCAACAAAATGGCAGACCATAAAAGGAATTGTTTTGCCTGCAGCTTTACCAGGTATATTAACTGGTGTAGTCCTCGCAATAGGACGTGCAGCCGGAGAGACCGCACCGATACTATTTACTGCCGCAACATTTTTCAGCAAAAAATTGCCCGGTTCAATTTTATCACCGGTTCAGGCATTGCCTTATCATATCTATGCCTTGATGACCGAGGGAACATATCCGGATAAGCAGGTGCCAATTGCCTATGGTTCAGCCTTGGTTCTTTTGATACTTGTTTTAGGAATGAATCTTGTTGCAATAATTATAAGAATAAGACAGAGAAAGAAGAGGTTATGGTAG
- the pstB gene encoding phosphate ABC transporter ATP-binding protein PstB, whose product MAKSSIIIKNLNVFFVENHALKNISLEIYCNNITAIIGPSGCGKSTLIRCLNRMNDIIPSAKVEGEIWIDGENIYDPLYDVYDLRKKVGMVFQKPNPFPKSIFENLAFGLRIHGITDKREIEERVVNALKAAALWDEVADRLHDSAFSLSGGQQQRLCIARTLAIEPEIILFDEPCSALDPISTAKIEELMINLKEKYTIVIVTHNMQQAARVSDWTAFLYLGELIEYSQTSKLFTNPRDPKTEAYITGRFG is encoded by the coding sequence ATGGCGAAATCGAGTATTATCATTAAAAATTTAAATGTATTTTTTGTAGAAAATCATGCCCTGAAAAACATTAGTCTTGAAATATACTGTAATAATATAACGGCAATCATTGGTCCGTCGGGTTGCGGTAAGAGTACGCTTATTCGCTGTTTAAATCGTATGAATGATATAATCCCATCAGCAAAAGTAGAGGGAGAGATTTGGATTGATGGTGAAAATATTTATGATCCACTATATGATGTATATGATTTGAGAAAAAAAGTCGGTATGGTCTTTCAAAAACCCAATCCATTTCCTAAAAGTATTTTTGAAAATTTGGCATTTGGTTTAAGGATTCACGGGATTACAGACAAGAGAGAAATTGAAGAAAGGGTAGTAAATGCGCTGAAAGCAGCGGCATTATGGGATGAGGTTGCAGACCGTCTGCATGATTCGGCATTTTCCCTTTCCGGTGGACAACAGCAGAGACTTTGCATTGCGCGCACCCTTGCGATTGAACCTGAAATAATACTATTTGATGAACCCTGCTCTGCCCTTGATCCAATATCTACCGCGAAGATAGAGGAATTGATGATAAATCTGAAAGAAAAATATACAATCGTTATTGTAACCCACAATATGCAGCAGGCGGCAAGGGTCTCGGATTGGACTGCATTTTTATATCTTGGTGAGTTGATTGAATACAGTCAGACATCAAAGTTGTTTACCAATCCCAGAGATCCAAAGACCGAGGCGTATATAACAGGTAGGTTTGGATAA
- the phoU gene encoding phosphate signaling complex protein PhoU codes for MDKGGLIDMLKGKIEKLKTNIIRFAGLVDNMLRDTEKCAYNRDHVIANNIITNLEQLSNRIEVENETLFIEFLALFQPEATDLRTVVSLLKINNNLERIADHCVNIAQRISVYTSINSFKNLKNMFNIVQKMFKDTFSAFTSNDTSNLKTIINQDKFVDKELKELTDEVINTMDSYHSMSSNAISALLIGRDLERIADLTVNICEDIIYMTKGDVIKHNLYIPSESNL; via the coding sequence TTGGATAAGGGCGGGCTGATTGATATGTTGAAAGGGAAGATAGAAAAACTCAAGACAAATATAATAAGATTTGCGGGTCTCGTAGATAATATGCTGCGGGATACTGAAAAATGTGCATATAACCGCGACCATGTGATTGCCAATAACATAATTACTAATCTTGAGCAACTATCAAATCGCATTGAAGTAGAAAATGAAACATTGTTTATTGAATTCCTTGCCCTTTTTCAGCCCGAGGCGACTGATTTAAGGACGGTCGTTTCATTATTAAAGATCAATAATAATTTAGAAAGAATTGCTGACCATTGTGTTAATATTGCCCAGCGTATTTCAGTATATACCTCAATAAACAGTTTTAAGAATTTGAAAAATATGTTCAACATTGTTCAAAAAATGTTTAAAGATACTTTTAGTGCATTTACAAGTAATGATACAAGTAATTTAAAAACAATTATCAATCAGGATAAATTTGTTGATAAAGAACTCAAGGAATTGACGGATGAGGTTATTAATACAATGGATAGTTATCATTCCATGTCAAGCAATGCAATATCGGCATTATTGATTGGCAGGGACCTTGAACGTATTGCAGATTTAACTGTTAATATTTGTGAAGATATTATCTATATGACAAAAGGGGATGTCATAAAGCACAATCTGTATATACCATCAGAATCAAATCTTTAA
- a CDS encoding response regulator transcription factor, producing the protein MAKEKVVVIEDDPVILDLVRYNLEKNGFSVEGFVNGYDGMEYLSKNPANLLILDLMLPDIDGFEICKELRSKEQTKNLPIIILTAKGEEVDRVLGLELGADDYIVKPFSSRELIARIKAILRRTTSEKTTEEIFKFDELVMDVKKHKVFYKEKEIDLSATEFRILYTFMKNPGRVFTRDNLLDVIGKTILDRNIDVHITNLRKKLGPGGKFIKTVRGVGYKLDLA; encoded by the coding sequence ATGGCTAAAGAGAAAGTTGTGGTTATTGAAGATGACCCCGTAATTCTTGATTTAGTACGTTATAATCTTGAAAAGAATGGATTTTCTGTAGAAGGTTTTGTTAATGGCTATGATGGCATGGAGTATTTATCAAAAAACCCTGCCAACCTTTTGATTCTGGATTTGATGCTTCCGGATATTGATGGATTTGAAATTTGCAAGGAACTGCGGTCAAAAGAACAAACGAAAAATCTACCGATAATTATTCTCACGGCAAAAGGTGAGGAAGTTGATAGGGTTCTGGGACTTGAACTCGGTGCTGATGATTATATCGTGAAACCATTCAGTTCCAGGGAATTGATTGCGAGAATAAAGGCAATATTACGCCGCACAACTTCTGAAAAAACAACTGAAGAAATTTTTAAATTTGATGAACTCGTTATGGATGTAAAAAAACATAAGGTTTTCTATAAAGAAAAAGAAATAGATTTATCCGCAACTGAATTTAGAATTCTATATACTTTTATGAAGAACCCGGGCAGGGTTTTTACAAGAGACAATCTTCTTGATGTCATTGGTAAAACAATTCTTGACCGTAATATTGATGTTCATATAACCAATCTTAGAAAAAAACTTGGTCCGGGTGGTAAATTTATCAAAACCGTCAGGGGTGTTGGATACAAATTGGATTTAGCATGA
- a CDS encoding ATP-binding protein produces MIYLIIIILIFIILFLLLHLIIYYKNLKDIVQYTKDLLNAKYSSRILKKTKGMLANLIENLNALAEKLEEKKSISGGKEELLNIFFEEMKEGFVLTRLSGEIIQANRSIQKIFGEKAFQSGKIIQELIINREFIEFTNKIPDKKIEFMELELPDLGKTFIVSRFYLESQQWFIYLFNDITDAKNLKRIKADFITNLSHELRTPLTAIKGYLEALDDPDLDKVNRERFVKIVRENIERLTNIVSDLLVLSDVERQERKLNIEKIDLNELIQEVISLFRKTAEEKGLYLNFSPVSIPTYSGDRFLIQQLLINLVSNGIRFTEKGGVEVSAKYEKDKFYITVSDTGIGIPSEEIPRIFERFYTVDKARSRTQGGTGLGLSIVKHIVQLHQGEIKVESRLRQGSKFTVILPDLTPTS; encoded by the coding sequence ATGATTTATCTAATTATTATAATCTTAATTTTTATTATACTTTTTTTGCTACTCCATTTAATTATTTACTACAAAAATTTGAAGGATATTGTTCAATACACTAAAGATTTGCTGAATGCAAAATATTCGTCACGAATCTTAAAGAAAACAAAAGGGATGCTCGCAAATCTGATAGAAAACTTAAATGCCCTTGCTGAGAAATTAGAGGAGAAGAAATCAATTTCGGGCGGGAAAGAAGAATTACTTAATATATTTTTTGAAGAGATGAAGGAAGGATTTGTTTTAACCAGACTGAGCGGCGAAATTATTCAGGCAAATAGGAGTATTCAAAAAATCTTTGGAGAAAAAGCATTTCAGAGTGGCAAAATAATTCAAGAACTGATAATCAACAGAGAATTCATAGAATTTACCAATAAAATTCCTGATAAGAAAATTGAATTTATGGAACTTGAACTACCGGATTTGGGAAAGACATTTATTGTATCAAGATTCTATCTTGAATCCCAGCAGTGGTTTATTTATCTTTTTAATGACATAACTGATGCAAAAAATCTGAAAAGAATAAAGGCAGATTTTATCACCAATCTATCCCATGAATTGCGCACTCCATTGACTGCAATCAAGGGTTATCTTGAAGCACTGGATGACCCGGATCTGGACAAGGTAAACAGGGAAAGATTTGTCAAGATTGTCCGGGAAAATATTGAACGATTGACAAACATCGTTTCTGACCTGCTTGTACTTTCTGATGTTGAAAGACAGGAAAGAAAACTCAATATTGAAAAGATTGACCTGAATGAATTGATACAGGAGGTAATTTCACTATTTCGTAAGACCGCCGAAGAAAAAGGACTATATTTGAATTTTTCACCAGTTTCAATCCCCACATATTCGGGTGATAGATTTCTAATCCAACAATTATTGATCAATCTCGTGAGCAATGGAATAAGATTTACGGAAAAGGGAGGGGTTGAGGTTTCAGCAAAATACGAAAAAGATAAATTCTATATCACTGTTTCAGATACAGGTATTGGTATCCCATCAGAAGAAATTCCGCGCATTTTTGAAAGATTTTATACCGTTGATAAGGCACGTTCAAGAACACAGGGTGGTACAGGACTCGGACTATCAATCGTCAAACATATTGTCCAGTTACATCAGGGCGAGATTAAAGTAGAGAGCAGACTGCGTCAAGGCTCAAAATTCACCGTTATTCTGCCTGACTTAACCCCCACTTCGTAA